The bacterium genomic sequence ATAAACTTTCGTTTGCTGATTTATTTCTTTTCATTTTATCGGAAACTACGGCCACATCAATATCGCTCCACTTGTGCTGACTCCCTTTGGCGTAAGACCCAAACAAATAAATAGCAGCGAATGGATAATTCTCTTCTTTTAATTTTTCCGCGTATTTTTTGACTATTTTTTTTACCGCTGCTTTTGACATAATTTTTGATATAATTTGGTAATTTTATCAATGTAATTTTTAGCATATTCTCTGTTGCACTGCTTGTAAAATTGCATCTTATATTCCGGATAACGAGCGCGAATATTAAATTTGTTTACATCGTCTAATAAATCCAACTCGTCTTTAAGTAAATCATATTTTGCATATTCTGATAATTTTGTCAAATTATGAATATAAGGAGCTTCCTCTCCTGTTTTTTCTACCACCAAACCTTTTAGAATTTTTTCCAAAACAATATGTCCAAAAAACAAAGACTCGGGGTATCTCTTGATCCCGAATAAAGCATTCATTGTTTCAAAATCGTGTTCGGATGTTTTTCTCCAATATTTTACGATTTTTTTGATGTCTTCTTTACTCTTTTTTATAACCATATTATTACTGTTTAACTGCCTTTATTTTATCAAAATGCGCCAGCAGTGTCAAACATTCCTAATACTTCGTTTTAGGATATCCTAAAACGAAGTATTAGGAATAGGAATGAAAATTGCAGGAAGGAAAAAATAATACAAGACAAATCAAAAGACCCTCGTGAGAGGGTCTTTTTCCGCTTCGTCCGCCATAGCTTTTTCAAGCGACGGCAGGACTAAGACTGGACCGATTGTTTGCGGTTCGCCTTGCGGCGAGGCAAAAGTCGGGATTTCGATTTTAAGTTTCGAGAAACTTATACCTTGCAAGCAGTTCAAAGATTAGTTAATTTGTTTCCAAGGGGAGTCCTTGGATAGTTGCAGGAAGGAAAATACAATAGCGATGTCAAATCAAAAGACCCTCGTGAGAGGGTCTTTTTCTGTCTCACCCGCCATAGCTTTTTCAAGCGACGGCAGAGCTAAAGCAGACCGATTGTTTGCATTTCGCCTTGCGGCGAGGCAAAAGTCGGGATTACTAATTTAATTGTCATTTCCAAGGGGAGTCCTTGGAA encodes the following:
- a CDS encoding nucleotidyltransferase domain-containing protein, with product MSKAAVKKIVKKYAEKLKEENYPFAAIYLFGSYAKGSQHKWSDIDVAVVSDKMKRNKSANESLLWYIRRDVDSMIEPHGFTVKDFRDNNDPMVYEIKKTGIKIA
- a CDS encoding HEPN domain-containing protein yields the protein MVIKKSKEDIKKIVKYWRKTSEHDFETMNALFGIKRYPESLFFGHIVLEKILKGLVVEKTGEEAPYIHNLTKLSEYAKYDLLKDELDLLDDVNKFNIRARYPEYKMQFYKQCNREYAKNYIDKITKLYQKLCQKQR